Within Sporosarcina sp. PTS2304, the genomic segment GCAATAAACTTCCAAAGAAAATTGCCCAATCCCACGTCTTCACCCACGCGAGTGAGTCTACCTTATTGCGAAATTCAAATGCCACCCCCCGTATGATGAAGGCCAGCAATAACACAACAAACGGCAAATAGTATCCACTAAATACTGTGGCATACCAGTGAGGAAATGCAGCAAACATCGCTCCCCCTGCTGTGATCAGCCACACTTCATTAGCATCCCAGACAGGACCGATTGTATTTATAACAATACGTTTTTCCAAATCATTTCTTGCTAAAAATTTCGTACTCATCCCTACGCCAAAGTCAAAGCCTTCTAAAAAGATAAAGCCTATAAATAGGACAGCGATTAATAAAAACCAAATGTCACTTAACGGCATGTCCTTCACCTCCTGTTTCAAACGGATCAGTTACAGACACATCGGCTACCGGTTGCTCCTCCGGCCCACGCTGAATGAATTTCACAAACAATACAACCATGATGATACCTAGTATCGTATAAATTGTGGAAAATGATATGAGTGAGAATAAAATTTGACCAGCTGATACATTGGGTGAAATTCCATCAGCAGTTTTCATCAATCCATTCACTACCCAAGGTTGTCGACCCATTTCTGACATGATCCAACCAAAAGAGTTTCCTATGAATGGCAGGAAAATCCCTATAACAAGCAAACGTAAAAACCAAACGGAATGCTCAATTTTCTTGCGCCACATTAAGAACAGTCCTAGCGCTCCTAGTCCTAATAATGTTCCACCTGTCACAACCATAATGCGGAAACTCCAGAAAGTTGTTTTGACTGGTGGGATATAACTGCTTTCTCCATATTTATCAATCATTTTTTGCTCGAGAACGTCCATTCCTTCAACTTTTCCTTTAAATTCACTATAAGTTAAATAACTCAACATGAACGGAATATCAATTCTGCCAGTTGTTTCACGGTTCTCGACATCTATGTTCGCAATTAACGTCCATGCCGCGGGGTCTCCACTATCTTCCCATAACCCTTCAGCTGCAGCCATTTTCATCGGCTGTGCATGCATTAAGTATTGAGCTTGGGAGTGACCAGTAAATGCAATACCTAGGCCAGACAACATCCCAACAACTAAAGAGATTACGAGCGACTTTTTAAAGAAATCCATTTTACGCTTCTTAATCAAATACCAAGCACTAACACCGATTACGAAAAATGCACCCGTTGCAAAACTACCGAAGATCGTATGTGGAAATGCTACCCATAACTTTTCATTCGTCAAAACAGCTAGTATGTCATTCATTTCTGCCCGACCATTCTGTAGTACATACCCTTCTGGATTTTGCATAAATGAATTCGCTGCCAGTATCCAGAAAGCCGACATGATTGTTCCGAATGATACTAGCCAAATCGACGCGAGATGTAACCATTTCGGAATCTTACCCCATCCGAAAATCCAAATTCCTATAAATGTAGATTCTAAGAAAAAAGCTAGTAATGCCTCAACAGCTAACGGAGCACCAAAAATATCTCCTACAAATCTAGAATAAGCTGACCAATTCATCCCAAACTGGAATTCTTGTATAATTCCAGTGACAACTCCGATTGCGAAGTTGATAAGAAAAAACACACTCCAGAACTTTGTCATCTTTAAATATATTTCATCTTTTTTTACTAAATACATCGTTTGCATAATAGCGATGATCAATGCTAAGCCAATTGAAAGAGGCACAAATATAAAGTGAAACAATGTGGTGGAGGCAAACTGAATTCGCGCTAATAATACTTCTTCCATTTCTTACGAGCTCCTTTCGAACTTATATCTCTAGTACCTAGGATAGCGCAGTTAGAAAAAGAGTGAGTGAACAAAGTGCGTACTTCCTGTTACAAACTTGCAAACTTATGGCAAAACTGTACATAAGTTATGGCGACTTTGTAACAGCATGAAAAAGACTCATTATATTCCACTAAAAGGGAAAATAATGAGTCGAATAATGTACTATTTTATTGTCTGCATAATTTCTGCATAATCGGGGTGCCCTTTATGAAGAAATATAATGAAGTGATCCATTCGTTTAACAGCCAGCGGTTCAAGTTTACTGCCTACTCTCACTTCAATATTTCCTGTCTGATCTACTACCGGCAAGCGACTATCAGTAGGAGAGAGTTTATAAATGTGAAGAGGAAGTAACGATTCACCGTTCACTACGAGTGTCATACCTGTGTCAGCTTGAAACATGTCCAAATTCGCCTGTAATGGCTCACTCACTGTAAATCCTTCATTTTGTAATTTATTATGTATCTGTTCAAACATCACTTCATCAGATAACTCCGGTATGATGACGAGTTCTTCTTCTGGTACAATGACTTCTGGTTTCTTTTCCGGCTCAGGTACTTCTTCTTTTTTAGTACAACCGCCTAAGATCAAAAGCATACTAGTTACTACCACTACTTGAAAAACTATTTTAGTAATCAAATTCATTTAACTAAGTCCTTTCTATATAAAACAGTGTCATTTGTCATTATACATCATCTTGCATTTTTTACGTAAAGTAAAACGTTTTTGTAGACAATTCATAGACTACAATTTATGATTACAATACAACTTCAATAATTCTTATCTTGTTGTAATTATTACTACTTGATAATTATTATAAATAAAGCTTTTTATTTTAAGATCGCTCTGCTATACTGAATGTAAAGGGTAGTAAGGTAAAAAAAGGAGGAAATACTATGATAAATAATGAAAACAATTCTCAAAAACGAAAATTAACAACTGCCGCGGGTGCTCCTGTTGTCGATAATCAAAACTCAATGTCTGCAGGTCCACGCGGGCCACTTTTACTTCAAGACGTATGGCTTTTAGAAAAATTGGCACATTTCGACCGGGAAGTTATTCCAGAACGACGGATGCATGCGAAAGGTTCCGGAGCGTATGGTACATTCACTGTTACACATGACATTACGCAATATACGAAAGCAAAATTATTTTCAGAGATTGGTAAAAAAACAGAAATGTTTGCTCGTTTCTCTACTGTTGCAGGTGAACGTGGTGCGGCAGATGCAGAAAGAGACATTCGAGGGTTTGCATTAAAGTTTTATACTGAAGAAGGTAACTGGGATTTAGTTGGTAATAATACGCCCGTTTTCTTCTTCCGTGATCCGCTTCAATTCCCGGACTTAAATCACGCAGTAAAACGTGATCCCCGCACGAATTTACGAAGTGCGACAAACAATTGGGATTTTTGGACGTCACTGCCTGAAGCACTTCATCAAATAACTATTTTGATGAGTGATCGCGGAATTCCTAGATCATTCCGTGAAATGCATGGCTTTGGTAGTCACACATTTAGTATGATTAACGCAAACAATGAGCGTCACTGGGTTAAATTCCACTTCCGCTCTCAACAAGGTATTAAGAATTTAACAGATGAAGAGGCAGCTACAATAATTGCTGGAGACCGTGAAAGTTCACAGCGTGATTTATTGGAAAATATCGATCAAGGTAATTTCCCTAAATGGAAAATGTACATTCAAGTGATGACAGAAGAACAAGCGATGAATATGCCATTTAATCCATTTGACTTAACGAAAGTTTGGTATAAAAAGGAGTTCCCACTCATCGAAGTAGGTGAATTCGAATTAAACCGTAATCCTGAAAACTACTTTGCTGAAGTGGAACAGGCAGCATTCACACCAGCAGCAATTGTACCAGGCATCGGCTTTTCACCCGACAAAATGTTACAAGGCCGATTGTTTTCCTATGGCGACGCACAACGTTATCGCCTAGGGGTTAACCATCACCAAATCCCTGTCAACGCACCAAAATGTCCTTTCCACAGCTTCCACCGTGATGGGCAAATGCGTGTAGACGGTAATATGGGAGCGACTACTCACTATGAACCAAATAGCTATGGAGAATGGCAAGAGCAACCGGATTTCAAAGAGCCACCGTTAAAAATACATGGCGATGCAGACAATTGGAATTTCCGTGAAGATGACGATGATTACTTCACTCAACCGGGAAAACTGTTTAACCTATTAACTCCTGAAGAGCAACAACGGTTATTCGATAACACTGCTCGTAATATGGGAGACGCACCGAAAGAAATCAAAATTAAACATATTCGCCATTGTTATTTAGCAGATCCTGCATATGGCGAAGGTGTCTCAAAAGCACTTGATATCCCAATGGCGGAAGTTGACATCGAGAACACTACTATCATTATTGAAGATTAAAATACGACAGTTGAATGAACTATCCAATGAGTCTCTTACATGAACTAGGCAGAGAAGAACTATACGTTTTTCTCTGCCTAGCTTAGTTATTCAGCCTGTAAGGAATAATCACCAAGTGATATATTTGCATAAAAAAAGTTATCACAGAACATCAGACAATACTGACTTACTGGATAACCTCTCTTTCTATAGTTAGTTCTCACCTATCCCATTTAAAATATTAGCAATGATTAACCCTGTAATGATCGCTATAATACTCATAACATAAGGTGTGCCACTTTCCGGAATACCAGGAAAAATCACAAACACGGAACCTATAATTAATCCCATAATTACCGCAAACATGGCTGTTCGAAACTTTTCCAACAATAACCGAATAAGTTTACTGCTGATGATAAAACCAACAGCTATTCCAGCACCTGTCACTAAAATAATCGGTATATTAAAATCTGATATCGCCGTAATCACTGATGTATATACGCCAAGCAGTAACAAGACAAATGAACCACTCACTCCTGGTAAAAGCATAGCCATACTGCCTGCCCATCCAGAGAAGAAGAGAATGATTGCAGTCTTTACCGTTACATGCGTAATGACAAGAGGTTCAATCGGTTTCATCCAAATAGTTGACGCGAGTGCCGCCGCTACGAAAAGCATGAATACTATATGTTGAATTTTAAAATTTCTCCTTAAACCAGCCTGTTTTGCAACAAAAGGAATGACACCAATAATTAATCCTAAAAACAAATATTGCGTAGGCTCATGATAGTGCTTGAGGAGATAGGCAATTACTTTACTGAATATAATAATAGTAGCGCCCATTCCAATACCAAGTGGTAATAAGAAGCCAATATGTTTTTTCCATTCTTTGCTGAAAAATCCGCTAATGGATATAAGTAATCGATCATAAATGCCTAATATAAAAGCAATCGTTCCCCCACTAACACCAGGCACCAAATCACTGATCCCCATCAAAAACCCACGATATAAATTTCTCCACTCCATACTTTCTTTCCTCCAATGATTTCATTCCATACAGTATAACATGCTACTCCACACTTATTACATCATACACAAATAACACGTAATTTGTTATACCATTATTTACTCTATGAACAGAGCTCACAATATAGGACTAATAGAAAGCAAAAGTTGTTCCATTGTTTAGCAAAACAACGGAACAACTTTACAATCAATAATTTTCCATTTCTGAAACAGGTACAAAAGTATAATTTTGAGACTTTAAAAATTCTAGAACCGCTTCAAGACCTTCTGCAGTAGATTCATGAATATCATGCATTAACACAATGCTATTTTCTTTTAAATCCGTTTTAATACTTTCTAGCAATTTTTCTGGATCTAAATGTTCCCAATCCAATGTGTCCACATTCCACAATACGACAGGCAATTTTGAGCTCTCGCGCACACGCTGATCTACCGCTCCGTATGGCGGTCTGAATACTGTTGCATGTTGACCTGTGGCTTGTAAAATAGCTTCTTCCGTTCCTTGCACTTCATGATGAAGGTCTTCATCTGTCAAATTGGGTAGTGGCGGATGGTTCCATGAATGATTTCCTATTTCATGCCCTGCGTCTGCTACCATTCTTGCTATTTCTGGGTATTCCTGCACCCTGTTTCCAAGCATAAAAAATGTAGCTTTTACATCATACTTTTCTAATGTTTTAAGAATTTTTTCTGTATAGTGAGGATCTGGTCCATCGTCAAACGTTAAGGCAATTTTTTTCTCTTGTCGTTCTACTACATGGTCCACTTGAAATTCCTTTGCTACATATGGATTAATGTCTTTCCATGGAATTTCTATTTGTACAGGCCCTGCTTGACGCTTCGTCATTACGCCCGTTGCATAGTATAGAATTAGTTCATCATCAGTTAATGCAAAATTACGGTAGTTGGCCCATATAGGTTCAGTAGGTTGCCATACACTATCGATGATTAACGAGTTTTGCAGTGCGGTATTCTCATAAATTTGGTCTCTAACTATTTTTGCGATACGTTTCAAATTTTCTGCATTGTGATTGACTACATCTGCCATTGTGGGCATTATTCCTGTTTCAGGATTAAGATGAAATGTTCGTACTTCCATAATACTGTCTTCATTGCTTACAGTCTTTGTTGCATGTAATACGAATGAAAGATAGCCTGTGGAATGTCGTATCGTCTCAAAAGTTACGTTCAGCCGCCCATGTGTGTCACGGCTGGAATTCTCGTTCAATACTTGATAATCTTTTTTCAAACTTTTTATATAGACTGCTACTTCTTGGTTAAAATTTTCAAATTCACTTTTAGGATATTGTATAGAAAATGGCATTCGCTGATCGTCCATTGTTTCAGTCACAATGTTAATACCCCGAATACTCGAATCTTTTGAATGAATGTTCACTTCCGTTTTTGATCGATCAGCTGACTGATGTTTGCCTCTATTTGGTGAAGCACTCGTTGAACTAGTAAATGAGTGAATGATTAAAAAAAGAACAGTAATTGTTAATATAGTAATCACACTTAAAAAACCGATATTAATTAACCGCATCCGACGTTTTCTTTTGTTGTCTTTCTTCATGTTAAGACTCCTTTATCAAGAGAACTACTACTTTCTAAAAATGCAGCTTCTATTTATTGCCACCGCTATGAATATATGTCTGGCTAATAGTATACTACAAAATGAAAATGAAACAATCATTTCCTTAGTGCACTCATACATTTCCTCTTATTATTGCAGGTCACAATTCCTTTAAAACACTTTTATAATAATACATTTTATGTTATAATGCGTAAGATCCGAATCTTGCAAATCCGGATGAAGGGACAATACTTCCCTTTTATACACACCGATCTCGGCTGTTGTCTATTGCAAAGAGAAAACAGAAGGCGGTAATTACAATGGAAAAGAAAGACTATCGAGTATTATTATTTTACAAATATGTCACGATTGAGGATCCCGAAGAGTTCGCGGCATCCCATTTGGCATTTTGTAAAGAACAAGGGTTGAAAGGCCGTATCTTAGTAGGAGAAGAAGGCATTAATGGAACATGTTCTGGAACGGTTGAACAAACGAACGCTTATATGGATCATATGAAAGCTGATCCACGCTTTGCGGATATTTGGTTTAAAATTGATGAAACAGACGGTCATGCATTTAAAAAAATGCACGTACGCCATCGTCCAGAAATTGTAAACTTAAGCTTGCCAGAAGATGTAAACCCTTTAGAACTAACAGGCGAATATCTTGAACCAGAACAATTTTTACAGCAAATGCAAGAAGAAAATACAGTAGTATTAGATGCGCGGAATGATTATGAATATGATTTAGGTCACTTCCGCGGTGCGATTCGTCCGGATATTGAAAACTTCCGCGATCTTCCGGACTGGGTTTTGGAAAACAAAGCACAACTTGAAGGTAAGAAAATTTTGGCTTACTGCACGGGTGGAATCCGCTGTGAAAAATTCACTGGTTGGTTAAAGCGTGAAGGATTTGAAGACGTTGCGCACTTACACGGTGGAATCGTATCATATGGAAAAGACCCCAAAGCAAAAGGCCAGCTTTGGGATGGACAGTGTTACGTATTCGATGAGCGCATTGCAGTCCCAATTAACCAAGTGGAGCATGTAGTTGTCGGTCGTGATCATTTTGACGGCACGCCATGTGAGCGTTACGTAAACTGTGCAAATCCTGAATGTAACGCTAAAATTCTTTGCTCCGAAGAAAACGAGCACATCTATATGCGTAGCTGTTCAGACGACTGCCGTACGCACCCGCGTAATCGTTATTTCGTAGAGCACGAACTAACAGTTGCTGAATATGATGAACGTCTGGCTAAAATAGAAGAATTGCGTGAGAGTAACGTTATAATTTAACAAATATAAAAGGATGTCTCTGAAGTAACAACACTTCTTTCAAGAGACATCCTTTTATCTGTAATTTTGCATAAACGCAATTTGCGAACTTTGGCTTTCAACTCCTAGTTTTCCCGGTCCTTCTGTTGCCACTCGTTATAAATCAGGTCGATCTTCGCTTCCAGTTTCTGATTCACCTGCACCAAATCGGTCTGGCGAAAACGCTCTATGTTCTACTTCAGCCAATCGCTGAATTCCTACTTGATGGTCTGCTCATAGCGTAATTTTTGCGTATTCAGATGTGAGCGCTCATAGTCGATGTCTGAATTGGATTTGCTTTTGCCCTGCCGTTAGTTGTGTTTTGGGATTCCCTGTACGTCTGAAATCTTGAATTTCTGTACACGAATGGTGGTGTAATTGGCCATGATTTCAAAGTCCCATTTTTCTAGAAAAACGCATCTCAATACGGCCAGAATAACATATCGGGCGAGGAGAACCAAAAAAATTAGTGTAGGCTCTGCCGAGGGATAAATGCAAGGGAGCATAGAACGCTCCCCAAAGGTCAAAAGCACCTCGTTTCCAAATGCCAATTTCTTCGGAAAATCAACAGGCTTATAAATTGGATTTACTACGAAATTTAAACTTTAACTGAAGACGCTTATTATTTACATGCTCTAGTACATTGACGATTTACTTGTTTGAGAATTATACTTAGTAAACCGTCATCCAAATTTTCCATTTATATAATCTTTTGTTTCTGAAAATGACGGTGAATTAAAAATAGTTTCTGTAGAACCGTACTCTTTTACCTCTCCGTTCAAGAAAAATGTTGTAAAATCTGAAATTCGTTCGGCCTGTTGCATATTATGCGTGACAATCACAATTGTGTAGTTGTTTTTCAGGGTTTGGATTAATTCTTCCACTTTGCCAGTAGAAATTGGATCGAGCGCAGAGGTCGGTTCATCCATCAATAGTATTTGAGGTTGTGTCGCCAATGTCCTTGCGATTGTTAACCGTTGTTGCTGTCCGCCTGAAAGACCTGTAGCAGACTTATTCAATTGATCTTTCACTTCATCCCATAGCGCGGAAGCACGTAAATTGTTCTCTACAATCTCGTCCAATACTCGTTTATTATTCTCTCCTTGAATCCGTGGACCGTAGGCGACATTTTCGTAAATTGATAATGGAAATACGGATCCATGTTGGAAAACCATGCCTACTTTCTTTCTCAACTCCACCGGATCAACAGAGGACTTGATTATATTATTCTCTCCTATCCAAATAGCTCCTTCTGTCCGCGTGCCTGGAATCAAATCGTTCATACGATTCATCGTTCGTAAAAAAGTTGACTTGCCGCATCCGGAAGGTCCAATAAGCGCCGTGATTTGTTTTTCTTCAAGTGTCAGATTGATATCTTTCAACGCATGATGGGAATCATAATAGAATTGAAGATTTTCCGTTTGAATTGCCGACTGTTTTCTTATTGCCATTTGCACCATTGCTATTCTCCCCCTATCCGATTCGCCCATCGATGTAAAGAGCAGTTTGTTCATTACGTGGGTGATTAAAAATTTGTTCAGTCTGCCCATGTTCAATCACACGCCCCATATAAAAATAAGCTGCTTCATCTGAAATTCGTGCGGCTTGTTGCATATTATGAGTAACAATCACAATCGTGTAGTCTTTTTTTAACTGCGAAATTAATTCTTCTATTTTGGCGGTAGAGATCGGATCAAGTGCAGATGCAGGTTCATCGAGCAATAATACGCTCGGTTGCATAGCAAGAGCTCTTGCTATGCAGAGCCGCTGTTGCTGTCCACCTGACAATTGTAGTGCCGAAGTATGTAATTGATCTTTCACCTCATCCCAAAGTGCAGCTTTTTTTAAACTATCTTCTACTATTTCCTGTAAATCAGACTGTTTTTTCACTCCATGACGTATGGGACCGGCTGCTACATTTTTAAAAATGGATTTTGCAAACGGAACAGGGCGCTGAAATACCATTCCGATTTGTTTGCGAACTTCAAGTAGATTGACTTGCGGAGAATGAAGTTCTACACCTTCATAATAAATTTCCCCATACGTACGACATTGATCAATCGTTTCATTCATTCGATTGATTGAACGTAAAAATGTCGATTTTCCGCATCCTGACGGACCGATTAGCGCTGTGACGGATTGTTTCGGAAATACTAAACTGACTTGTTCTACCGCCCGATGCTCACCATAATATACAGATAGATTATTCGTTTGCAGGACAGAATTTCTTTGAAAATTCAGGTTGGTTGCTGTTTGTGCTATAGTAGATTTCATTCGGACAGGCTGTAAAGCAACTGATTGCATAGAAATCCTCCTCTTAATTGGCGCTCATCTTTTTGAAGACTGCATTCCCAATAATACGTGAAGTGAAATTAAAGAACAAAATTGAAATAATGAGTAATGCTGCGGCTCCGTCTGAAATCGCTGCAGCATTGGGCATAATACCTTCACTATTAACTTTCCATATATGTACAGCCATCGTTTCGGCCGGTCTGAATGGATTTAGCGGAGACGTCGCCGACAGCGGATTCCAGTTTGTGAAGTCTATAACGGGTGTGCTCATACCTGCTGTATAAATCAATGCTGCGGCTTCTCCAAACACTCGTCCTGATGCCAAGATAATGCCTGTTACGATTCCTGGCAATGCTGCAGGTAAGATGATCGTCGTAATCGTTTCCCACTTTGAATAGCCAAGTGCCCAGCCTGCCTCGCGCTGTGCTTTCGGTACGTTGCTTATTGACTGCTCCACTACCCGCACGAGCAATGGTAAATTGAATACTGAAAGCGCCAATGCTCCTGATATAATCGAAAACCCCCACCCCATATAAAGTACGAAAAATAGAAACCCGAACAGCCCTACCACTATCGAAGGTAGCGAAGATAACACTTCAATTAATACACGTAAACAACGTATCATCCAATGATTTTTAGCATACTCGGCCAAATAAATACCTGCACCGATGGCAATCGGTATGGAAATCATCAGTGTCAATACGAGTAAATAAAATGAATTGAACAATTGTGGGCCCACACCGCCGCCTTCTTTAAAAATTTGCGGAGGGGAAGTGATAAATTGCCAGCTAAGCTGCGGCATTCCTTTTACAAAAACGAATCCGAGTAGCCCTGCTAAAACTGTAATTATAATTCCTGCCACTGCATATAATAAAGTCGTTGCAAGTTGATCTTTCTTTTTAGCAGACATTAGCGGTTTTTCCCCTTCCCGACCATTCGGACTATAATTGTGAAAAATAATGACATAAGCAATAGCACAAATGCAAGTGACCATAGTGCATTATTCTCTACTTGCCCAATAACGGTATATCCCATACCCATCGTTAATATACTTGTAAGAGTAGATGCGGGTTCAAATAGTGAATGAGGAATGACCGAAGCATTTCCAATAACCATTTGAACAGCTAGCGCTTCACCAAAAGCACGGGCCATTCCGAAAATCACTGCCATCATTAAACCAGGTTTAGCAGTTTTCAAAACTACTTTGCAAATCATTTGCCATCTTGTAGAACCGAGTGCAAGAGAGGCTTCACGTAATGAACGCGGTACAGACTGAATAGCATCTAGCGCCAAACTTGTGATAGTCGGAAGAATCATGACGGATAATACAATTGTTCCTGCAGCAATTCCAAAACCGCTGACCGGAAATAAGTTACGTAAAAATGGAACCACTACGCTCAACCCAATCAAACCATAGACTACTGATGGAATACCCACTAATAACTCTATCACAGGCTGCATAATTTTCTTACCGGCTCTCGGAGCAATTTCACTCATAAATATTGCTGCACCAATTGCGAGTGGGGCAGCAAGCAGAGCGGATAGCCCCGTAACTGCCAATGACCCTACCAAGAATGGCAACGCACCAATACTGGGAGTACCCAGGGAATTGACTTCCGCTGGATTCCATGTGGTACCTGTAAAAAACTCTTTGACGCTACCGTCATTTACAATGAATGTGGATAGCCCTTTTGAAGAGACTAGTGATACAATTGCTACTGTAATGGTTGCTGTCAAAGCGACAGTGAGGAAAGTTATCCACTTACCAAGCCGTTCAATACGAGTTTTATTGCTTTTTCTGTATAATGGATGATCCGTCTCTTTAATCATCTTGACCATAATTGCGCTCCTTTCGAACTTTTTGTGATCGGATCAAAAGTATTATTTTTTCGTAATCACACCTTTTGCATCACGTTCGACTTGCATGCCTGTTACCGGTAAATATCCCATTTCTGGAATCAATACTTCTTGCACGTCTTCTGTCAACATATATCTAATCAAATCTTTCGCAAGCCCTTTCGCTTCACCATTCGTATACATATGCTGATATGCCCAAATTTCCCATGCATTTGACTCAACATTTTCACGAGTCGGTTCTACTTCATTCACTTGTAGGGCTGTAGTCGTTTGATCAAAATAAGAAAATGCTAAGTAA encodes:
- the pstC gene encoding phosphate ABC transporter permease subunit PstC, which encodes MVKMIKETDHPLYRKSNKTRIERLGKWITFLTVALTATITVAIVSLVSSKGLSTFIVNDGSVKEFFTGTTWNPAEVNSLGTPSIGALPFLVGSLAVTGLSALLAAPLAIGAAIFMSEIAPRAGKKIMQPVIELLVGIPSVVYGLIGLSVVVPFLRNLFPVSGFGIAAGTIVLSVMILPTITSLALDAIQSVPRSLREASLALGSTRWQMICKVVLKTAKPGLMMAVIFGMARAFGEALAVQMVIGNASVIPHSLFEPASTLTSILTMGMGYTVIGQVENNALWSLAFVLLLMSLFFTIIVRMVGKGKNR